From a region of the Bermanella marisrubri genome:
- a CDS encoding O-acetylhomoserine aminocarboxypropyltransferase/cysteine synthase family protein — protein MKLESIALHHGYESEATTKAAAVPIYQTTSYTFDDTQHGADLFDLKVEGNIYTRIMNPTNAVLEQRVAAMEGGIAGLALASGMAAITYAIQCLCEVGSNIVSTSQLYGGTYNLFAHTLPKQGINVKMVDANDFEGFEKAIDENTKAVFCESIGNPAGNVVDIAKLAEIAHKHGVPLMVDNTVASPILCRPIELGADIVIQSLTKYIGGHGTTVGGMIIDGGKFDWAADKKRFAVLNEPDPSYHGVVYTEALGAAAFIGRCRVVPLRNTGAALSPMNAFQLLQGLETLALRMERHCENAEKLAEYLNNHEKVSWVNYAALKDSPYYETCQKTSGGKASGILSFGVKGGREAGARFIDALQMILRLVNIGDAKSLACHPATTTHRQLNPEELKSAGVSEDLVRISVGIEHIDDIIADVEQALANV, from the coding sequence ATGAAATTGGAATCCATTGCTCTACATCATGGCTATGAGTCAGAAGCGACGACTAAAGCCGCCGCTGTACCTATTTATCAAACGACTTCATACACCTTTGATGATACTCAACACGGTGCAGATCTGTTCGACCTGAAAGTCGAAGGTAATATCTACACGCGCATCATGAACCCAACCAATGCGGTTCTTGAGCAACGCGTGGCTGCAATGGAAGGCGGTATCGCTGGTCTGGCGCTGGCGTCGGGTATGGCTGCGATTACATATGCCATTCAGTGTCTATGTGAAGTGGGTTCTAATATCGTTAGCACCAGCCAGTTATATGGTGGTACTTACAATTTGTTCGCTCATACTCTGCCTAAACAGGGTATTAACGTAAAAATGGTGGACGCCAACGATTTCGAAGGCTTTGAAAAAGCCATTGATGAAAATACAAAAGCGGTTTTCTGCGAGTCGATTGGTAACCCAGCAGGTAATGTTGTAGACATTGCTAAGCTTGCGGAAATTGCACATAAGCACGGTGTACCTTTAATGGTGGATAATACCGTTGCGTCTCCAATTCTTTGTCGCCCTATCGAATTAGGTGCGGACATTGTTATTCAATCGCTTACCAAATATATCGGCGGTCACGGTACTACTGTAGGCGGTATGATTATCGACGGCGGTAAGTTCGATTGGGCCGCTGACAAAAAACGTTTCGCGGTATTGAATGAACCCGATCCTTCTTACCATGGTGTGGTATACACAGAAGCGCTAGGCGCTGCTGCATTTATTGGTCGCTGTCGTGTAGTGCCTTTGCGTAATACCGGTGCGGCACTTTCACCAATGAATGCGTTCCAGTTACTTCAGGGCTTAGAAACACTTGCATTGCGCATGGAACGTCACTGTGAAAACGCAGAGAAACTCGCTGAATATTTGAATAACCACGAGAAAGTAAGCTGGGTGAATTATGCTGCTCTAAAAGACAGCCCATACTATGAAACCTGTCAGAAAACCTCTGGTGGTAAAGCATCAGGTATTTTGAGCTTTGGTGTAAAAGGTGGCCGTGAAGCCGGTGCTCGTTTCATTGATGCATTACAAATGATCTTGCGTTTGGTAAACATTGGTGATGCTAAATCACTGGCTTGTCACCCTGCTACAACCACTCACCGTCAGCTAAACCCTGAAGAGCTAAAAAGCGCAGGTGTTAGCGAAGACTTGGTACGCATCAGTGTAGGTATCGAACACATTGATGACATCATTGCGGATGTTGAACAGGCGCTAGCAAACGTCTAA
- the epmB gene encoding EF-P beta-lysylation protein EpmB: MPSDLIATAAKSTPASWQKQLSQAQISAQDLLEQLSMPLELLEGAELGAAQFPIRVPQSFIDRIEPGNPQDPLFLQIWPFSAEGETPPLGFVTDPLEENAANPVPGIVHKYQGRVLLIVNGSCAIHCRYCFRRHFPYEDNNLSLSEWEQALTYIENNPSINEVIMSGGDPLSSNDKRLFKLIDAIEAIPHVTRLRIHSRLPITLPNRITPDLCQRLGSSRLNIVMVVHANHGNEISQDVHSAMTRLRSENIHLLNQTVLLKGINDTTQALIDLSEQLFAAGVMPYYLHLLDPVIGAHHYHVATDVALSLMDQLQAQLPGFLVPKLVREVPGEASKTLIYTQKPPK, translated from the coding sequence ATGCCCTCGGATTTAATCGCAACCGCAGCAAAATCAACCCCAGCAAGCTGGCAAAAGCAATTATCTCAAGCACAAATCAGTGCTCAAGACCTGCTAGAACAGTTAAGTATGCCACTTGAATTACTGGAAGGCGCAGAGCTTGGCGCGGCGCAATTCCCCATCCGCGTGCCGCAAAGCTTTATCGATCGCATAGAACCCGGTAATCCGCAGGACCCGCTATTTTTACAAATCTGGCCTTTTTCCGCTGAGGGAGAAACACCGCCATTAGGATTTGTGACGGATCCACTGGAAGAGAATGCTGCTAACCCGGTACCGGGCATTGTGCATAAGTATCAAGGACGTGTGCTTTTGATCGTAAACGGCAGCTGTGCGATTCATTGTCGCTATTGCTTTCGACGCCACTTCCCGTACGAAGATAATAACCTTAGCCTATCCGAATGGGAGCAAGCACTCACATACATCGAAAATAATCCATCTATTAACGAAGTCATTATGAGTGGAGGCGACCCCCTTAGCAGTAATGATAAGCGCCTGTTTAAACTCATTGACGCCATTGAGGCCATCCCTCATGTTACCCGCCTGCGCATTCACTCCCGTTTGCCAATCACCCTGCCCAACCGAATCACCCCAGACCTGTGCCAGCGCCTAGGCAGTAGTCGCCTTAATATCGTGATGGTGGTGCACGCCAATCATGGCAATGAAATCAGTCAAGACGTTCATAGCGCCATGACGCGATTGCGCTCAGAAAACATCCACTTACTGAATCAAACCGTATTGCTTAAAGGAATAAACGATACAACCCAAGCGTTGATCGATTTAAGCGAGCAATTATTTGCCGCGGGCGTAATGCCCTATTATTTGCATTTGCTGGATCCGGTAATTGGCGCCCATCATTACCATGTCGCCACAGATGTCGCACTGTCTTTAATGGACCAACTACAAGCACAGCTTCCGGGCTTTTTAGTGCCCAAGCTGGTAAGAGAAGTCCCCGGAGAGGCCAGTAAGACCCTGATTTATACGCAGAAACCGCCAAAATAG
- a CDS encoding SPOR domain-containing protein, with protein sequence MAKDGGPRLIWIFTPLVALSFAGFLLYLTTVPAGNDVDKVTQELNEQMQKAQQALKDKGKTLAEDELKEQIKSQLPEGVSEDTANKVLDNYQFFEILEKSEVKVEEVPEYKSTPKGMDAEGNRIQYQLRTGSFSSSDGADRQKAQLLLNGFSVDIQPAEVNGKTWYRVFTGPFANRSQMNKAQDQLVELGIKSVVIKQTIPKQASM encoded by the coding sequence ATGGCAAAAGACGGTGGTCCCCGTTTAATTTGGATTTTTACACCGCTAGTAGCGCTTTCGTTTGCGGGTTTCTTGCTTTACCTCACCACTGTGCCAGCAGGCAATGATGTGGATAAAGTAACGCAAGAGCTCAATGAGCAAATGCAAAAAGCTCAACAGGCGCTCAAAGACAAAGGTAAAACTCTGGCTGAAGACGAACTGAAAGAACAAATCAAATCTCAGCTGCCCGAGGGGGTATCGGAAGATACAGCCAACAAGGTACTGGATAATTACCAGTTCTTCGAGATTTTGGAAAAAAGTGAAGTCAAAGTAGAAGAAGTCCCTGAATACAAATCTACACCAAAGGGGATGGATGCTGAAGGTAATCGTATCCAATATCAATTGCGTACAGGCTCATTTTCTTCAAGCGACGGTGCCGATCGTCAAAAAGCACAGTTGCTACTTAATGGCTTTAGCGTTGATATTCAACCCGCCGAAGTGAATGGCAAAACCTGGTATCGCGTATTCACTGGCCCTTTTGCTAATCGCTCTCAAATGAATAAGGCCCAAGACCAATTGGTGGAGCTGGGCATTAAAAGCGTTGTGATCAAGCAGACCATTCCTAAGCAAGCCAGCATGTAA
- the efp gene encoding elongation factor P yields the protein MASYSTNEFKSGLKVMLDGDPCSILENEYVKPGKGQAFNRVKLRNLKSGRVWERTFKSGEKLDGADVMDYDLEYLYTDGEFYHFMATDGSFEQYGASEAAVGDTKNWLKEQEKYEVTLYNGEPISVTPPNFVELEVTETDPGLKGDTAQGGSKPATLSTGAVVRVPLFIEQGEVLRIDTRSGEYVSRAKG from the coding sequence ATGGCTAGCTATTCTACCAACGAATTCAAATCCGGTCTTAAAGTAATGCTGGATGGCGACCCTTGTTCCATTCTAGAAAACGAGTATGTAAAGCCTGGCAAGGGCCAAGCCTTTAACCGTGTGAAACTGCGCAACCTAAAAAGCGGTCGTGTATGGGAGCGTACCTTTAAGTCGGGTGAAAAACTCGATGGTGCTGACGTAATGGATTACGACCTAGAGTACCTGTACACAGATGGTGAATTTTATCACTTCATGGCGACTGACGGTTCTTTTGAACAGTATGGTGCGAGTGAAGCTGCCGTTGGCGACACCAAGAACTGGTTGAAAGAACAAGAGAAATACGAGGTTACACTATACAACGGCGAGCCTATCTCTGTGACTCCGCCAAACTTTGTTGAATTAGAAGTGACTGAAACCGACCCTGGTTTGAAAGGTGATACAGCACAAGGCGGTTCTAAGCCAGCAACCTTATCCACAGGCGCAGTTGTGCGTGTACCATTATTCATCGAGCAAGGTGAAGTATTGCGCATTGATACGCGCTCTGGCGAATACGTATCACGCGCGAAAGGCTAA
- the epmA gene encoding EF-P lysine aminoacylase EpmA yields MTWQPNASIPALQERANFYRYLREFFLQRSVLEVETPMLSKAAVSDANLQPVSAQVMNAPAFLHTSPEYPMKRLLAAGSGDIYQICKTFRDGEQGNRHNPEFSMLEYYRLGFNLETLMDEVAQLVGDYLAIQQRQNFTYAQALDTYADLDPFNMSDDELRARCNEFVGTDVDLGRDACLDIIMSHVVEPQLPKNTLVFIYNYPASQAALAKTYERFDGIQVAKRFELYVNGLELANGYDELVDVQEQKSRFDVEAKKREHEQRVDDEYFLQALASGLPDCSGVAIGLDRILMLKLGLSNISDVLSFDFSRA; encoded by the coding sequence ATGACTTGGCAACCGAATGCATCTATCCCTGCTTTGCAGGAGCGGGCGAACTTTTATCGCTACCTTCGTGAGTTTTTTTTACAGCGCTCTGTATTAGAAGTAGAAACCCCAATGCTGTCGAAAGCGGCGGTCAGTGATGCTAATTTGCAGCCAGTAAGCGCACAGGTAATGAATGCCCCTGCGTTTTTGCATACCTCCCCTGAATATCCTATGAAGCGTTTACTCGCGGCAGGCAGTGGTGATATTTATCAAATTTGTAAAACCTTCCGCGATGGTGAACAAGGCAATCGACACAATCCAGAATTTTCCATGCTGGAGTATTATCGTTTAGGGTTCAACTTAGAAACATTAATGGATGAAGTTGCACAATTGGTTGGCGATTATTTAGCGATTCAGCAGCGCCAAAACTTCACTTATGCGCAAGCACTGGATACCTATGCGGACCTTGATCCATTTAATATGAGTGATGATGAGTTACGTGCGCGTTGTAACGAGTTTGTAGGCACCGACGTAGACCTCGGTCGTGATGCCTGTTTAGATATCATCATGAGTCATGTGGTGGAGCCTCAGCTACCTAAAAATACGCTGGTTTTTATTTACAATTATCCTGCATCTCAAGCTGCACTGGCAAAAACATACGAGCGCTTTGATGGTATTCAAGTGGCAAAACGTTTTGAGCTTTATGTAAATGGTTTAGAACTGGCTAACGGTTATGATGAGCTGGTGGATGTGCAAGAACAAAAAAGCCGCTTTGATGTAGAGGCAAAAAAACGTGAGCACGAACAACGAGTGGACGATGAATATTTCTTACAAGCATTGGCATCCGGTTTGCCCGATTGCAGCGGTGTGGCTATTGGTTTAGATCGCATCTTAATGCTCAAGCTTGGTCTAAGTAATATAAGTGACGTGTTGAGTTTCGACTTTTCGAGAGCATAA
- a CDS encoding acyl-CoA dehydrogenase family protein, giving the protein MDFSLSETQQLIQDTARRFAQTQLQPNAAALADPQNRPQFLDNIKALAELGFMGLEIHEDHGGTQAGTVAFSLAMTEIAKGCASTAVTMSVTNMVASVIQAVGSDEQKQNYLPRLCSGEYRAGAFCLTESQAGSDPSAMKCQANKTEKGWQISGSKLYITSGAYADVLIVWAVTDKTAKPGKGISCFVVEANRQGISIGKEENKMGQSGSATNEVIFENVVVTEGDLLGEVNQGFKIAVGELAGGRIGIASLALGIAQSAHDYAIEYAKERQQFGQSIADFQGIQWMLAEAETKLNATRLLVLEAAHRKEQGQEFATQASMAKLFASEEGNRICYNALQILGGAGYLKDYPLEQKVRDIRITSIYEGTSEIQKLIIARNLLAQARA; this is encoded by the coding sequence ATGGACTTCTCGTTAAGTGAAACACAGCAACTGATTCAAGATACGGCCCGCCGATTTGCACAGACTCAATTACAACCTAATGCAGCCGCATTGGCAGACCCACAGAATCGCCCACAATTTTTGGATAATATTAAAGCCCTAGCGGAATTAGGTTTTATGGGGCTTGAAATCCACGAAGACCATGGCGGTACGCAAGCAGGCACAGTAGCCTTTAGCCTTGCTATGACCGAGATCGCAAAAGGCTGCGCGTCAACCGCAGTAACTATGTCCGTCACCAATATGGTGGCCAGCGTGATACAAGCCGTGGGCAGTGATGAGCAAAAACAAAACTATTTACCCAGGCTTTGCAGTGGCGAATATCGCGCGGGCGCATTTTGCTTAACCGAAAGCCAAGCCGGATCTGACCCAAGTGCCATGAAATGCCAAGCCAATAAGACCGAAAAGGGTTGGCAAATCAGCGGCAGCAAACTGTATATCACCAGTGGCGCCTACGCCGACGTACTTATTGTATGGGCGGTTACCGATAAAACTGCTAAACCGGGCAAGGGCATCAGTTGCTTTGTAGTGGAAGCCAATCGACAAGGCATCAGTATTGGTAAAGAAGAAAATAAAATGGGACAAAGCGGTAGCGCCACCAACGAAGTCATCTTTGAAAACGTTGTCGTTACTGAAGGCGATTTATTGGGCGAGGTAAACCAAGGTTTTAAGATTGCGGTCGGTGAACTAGCTGGTGGACGCATTGGTATAGCCTCTCTTGCCTTGGGGATAGCGCAAAGTGCTCACGATTACGCCATAGAATATGCAAAAGAACGCCAGCAGTTTGGCCAAAGTATTGCTGACTTTCAGGGCATTCAGTGGATGCTGGCCGAAGCCGAAACTAAACTTAATGCAACGCGTTTATTAGTATTAGAAGCGGCGCACCGTAAAGAACAAGGTCAAGAGTTTGCCACCCAAGCCTCAATGGCAAAGTTATTCGCCAGTGAAGAAGGCAATCGTATTTGCTACAACGCATTACAAATCTTAGGTGGGGCGGGCTACTTGAAAGACTATCCACTGGAGCAAAAAGTTCGGGATATTCGCATTACTTCTATTTATGAAGGCACCAGCGAAATTCAAAAACTGATTATTGCACGCAACTTACTGGCGCAAGCACGCGCTTAA
- a CDS encoding arsenate reductase ArsC, which translates to MRILFVCTHNRCRSILSEALAQHAKLPHIQAASAGSDPAGEVHPDTLLHLAEAGVSTQGLRSKSLMEVEDFQPQMVIMVCDSAAQSTCPTWTGEALEVHWTLEDPSKIDDEARRRLAFKECIQEIQTRILKLSQAIEKSAENRDALIIELERLGADVVDHSSLNS; encoded by the coding sequence ATGCGCATTCTATTCGTCTGTACACACAATCGCTGTCGCAGCATCTTGTCAGAAGCCTTAGCCCAGCATGCCAAATTGCCTCATATCCAAGCAGCCAGTGCGGGTAGTGACCCTGCAGGAGAGGTACATCCAGATACTTTGCTTCACTTGGCTGAAGCTGGTGTGAGTACGCAAGGCTTGCGCAGTAAAAGCTTGATGGAAGTAGAGGACTTTCAACCGCAAATGGTGATCATGGTGTGCGATAGTGCCGCGCAAAGCACATGTCCAACTTGGACAGGCGAGGCTTTAGAGGTGCATTGGACGCTTGAAGATCCTTCTAAAATTGACGACGAAGCGCGACGCCGGCTTGCTTTTAAAGAATGTATTCAAGAAATACAGACGCGCATACTTAAGCTATCTCAGGCAATCGAGAAAAGTGCAGAAAATAGAGACGCTCTGATCATAGAGTTAGAGCGTCTCGGTGCCGATGTGGTGGATCACTCGTCGTTAAACTCGTAA
- the argS gene encoding arginine--tRNA ligase, with translation MKQELTSLIEQTLESLKQAGQLPADASPKIMVDNTKDKAHGDYASNIAMVSSKMAGMNPRQWAEEIVNALPDSPILKQAEIAGPGFINFFVTEAASFSVVETILDAKETFGHNDSGKGQSVQVEFVSANPTGPLHVGHGRGAAVGDCISRLLEANGWKVTREFYYNDAGAQIDNLALSVQARCKGLTPDDAGWPEDGYRGEYILDLANSFMNGDTIESADQSFTGTKDADDLEGIRHFAVAYLRREQDLDLKAFEVDFDVYFLESSLYADGKVEETVQNLIKNGYTYEDGGALWLKTTEFGDDKDRVMRKKDGGYTYFVPDVAYHQNKWQRGFKKVINEQGADHHSTITRVRAGLQALQAGIPEGYPDYVLHQMVTVMKGGEEVKISKRAGSYVTLRDLIDEVGRDATRYFLAARAPSSQLTFDIDLARSQSNDNPVYYIQYAHARICSILRKLESEGQSWDQHNGLSKLDRLEEDQEKLLANKLARFPEVVAIAGEQSAPHQVANYLHELASDFHGYYNNHKTIVEDQDLRDARIALTQAVRQVLFNGLYLLGIAAPEEM, from the coding sequence ATGAAGCAAGAACTCACCAGCCTTATTGAACAAACTCTAGAATCATTGAAGCAAGCAGGCCAACTCCCTGCAGATGCCAGCCCAAAAATCATGGTGGATAACACCAAAGACAAAGCCCATGGGGACTATGCATCTAACATCGCCATGGTTAGCTCTAAAATGGCTGGCATGAATCCTCGTCAATGGGCAGAAGAGATTGTTAACGCCCTACCCGACAGCCCAATTCTCAAGCAGGCTGAAATCGCAGGACCAGGCTTTATCAACTTCTTTGTTACCGAAGCCGCTAGCTTCTCGGTAGTGGAAACTATTCTGGATGCCAAAGAGACGTTTGGCCACAACGATTCTGGTAAAGGCCAATCGGTACAAGTTGAATTTGTGAGCGCTAACCCGACGGGCCCTTTACACGTAGGTCATGGTCGTGGCGCAGCAGTGGGTGACTGTATTTCTCGCCTGTTGGAAGCCAACGGCTGGAAAGTCACTCGTGAGTTTTACTACAACGACGCGGGTGCTCAAATCGACAACCTTGCGCTATCCGTGCAGGCACGCTGCAAAGGGTTAACGCCCGACGATGCTGGCTGGCCTGAAGATGGCTATCGCGGTGAATACATTTTGGATCTAGCGAATAGTTTCATGAATGGCGATACCATTGAGAGCGCAGATCAAAGCTTTACTGGCACAAAAGACGCCGATGATCTCGAAGGTATCCGTCACTTTGCTGTGGCTTATTTGCGTCGCGAACAAGACTTAGATTTGAAAGCGTTTGAAGTAGACTTTGATGTGTACTTCCTTGAAAGTTCTTTATACGCCGATGGAAAAGTAGAAGAAACCGTACAAAACCTCATTAAAAACGGTTACACCTATGAAGATGGTGGCGCCCTGTGGTTAAAGACCACTGAATTTGGCGATGACAAAGACCGCGTTATGCGCAAAAAAGATGGTGGCTACACCTACTTCGTGCCAGACGTAGCCTATCACCAAAACAAATGGCAACGTGGTTTTAAAAAGGTCATCAACGAGCAAGGTGCGGATCACCACTCAACCATCACTCGAGTACGTGCTGGCCTTCAGGCACTACAAGCCGGCATTCCAGAGGGCTATCCTGACTATGTCTTGCACCAAATGGTAACGGTTATGAAAGGCGGCGAAGAAGTGAAAATTTCTAAGCGTGCCGGTAGCTATGTGACTCTGCGCGACTTGATTGATGAAGTGGGTCGTGATGCAACACGCTATTTCTTGGCTGCCCGTGCACCCAGCTCACAGCTCACTTTTGATATTGATTTGGCCCGTAGCCAATCTAACGATAACCCGGTCTATTACATTCAATATGCACACGCTCGTATTTGCAGCATTTTGCGCAAACTGGAAAGCGAAGGTCAGAGCTGGGATCAGCACAATGGTTTAAGCAAACTGGATCGTTTAGAAGAAGATCAAGAAAAACTACTGGCCAATAAACTAGCACGCTTCCCTGAAGTTGTTGCGATTGCCGGTGAACAAAGCGCTCCACACCAGGTCGCTAACTATTTGCATGAATTAGCCAGTGACTTCCACGGTTATTACAATAATCATAAAACCATTGTGGAAGATCAGGATCTAAGAGATGCACGCATTGCATTAACGCAAGCGGTACGTCAGGTTCTGTTTAATGGTCTATACCTTCTGGGCATTGCTGCACCAGAGGAAATGTAA
- a CDS encoding EAL domain-containing response regulator — protein sequence MQAKEAIRLLICSESQHEAETLTSLLRNAGHATRASLVQSIDGLKEKLNEQTWDVCLCRLEMQEVTGKDVLSEILRQGKDIPTIYFHDDVDSIAVEKALKGGAVDLVPAGEYNHILQVVLREIKNLKLRRELREAEALLREAEKRCQVLLESAQDAIAYVQDGMHLFVNDSYANIFGYEDADDLLTMPLMDMVSTKDQGRFKIFLKDFNSGKTRSGEFQCKMLNVADKEIDTRMLFARATYDDEPCIQVIIRANTGNADLEHKLKQISSQDLLTGLYNKQYFNEQLGDAVDQAVIGGAKGAIAYINIDNFGQCKGSIGIEGADLVICDVAHLIRSKCREEDLVARIGEDVFGILLSGSNAEQAQGFAEHIRKAIEEHLVAVDQRTIQVTVSIGLALINDSSRNPKEVLQHAHEASYHVRKLEGHDKGNGVYLYNPAQLAGSDSERLQAKVEEAINDNNFKLLFQPVINLRDEAGEHYETLLRLVDDGSDVSPQDFLSEIPTDLKRKVDRWVILNTSKRLAKQRSEGNDTRLFINLTNESLIDESLIPWLQKVLQASKVPSGSMIFQFSESDAINHLKQAQAMTKTLAKLGCKVAITRFGSGIDPFKLFEHLHVDLVKIDGSFTKELNTDKGMDSLKELLAKIGEYEKASIVPFVENANIVAQLWTSGVSFIQGYYLQGPTEGMDYEFNDE from the coding sequence ATGCAGGCTAAAGAAGCGATTCGTTTGCTGATTTGTAGTGAATCGCAGCACGAAGCGGAAACCCTAACCAGCCTGTTACGCAACGCTGGCCATGCGACTCGTGCCAGCTTGGTACAGAGCATTGATGGCCTAAAAGAAAAACTGAACGAGCAAACATGGGATGTCTGCCTATGTCGGCTTGAGATGCAAGAAGTCACGGGCAAAGACGTGCTCAGTGAAATTCTGCGTCAGGGCAAAGATATTCCTACCATCTATTTCCATGATGATGTCGACAGCATTGCCGTAGAAAAAGCACTGAAAGGTGGTGCCGTCGATCTTGTACCCGCCGGAGAATATAACCATATTCTGCAAGTGGTCTTGCGTGAAATAAAAAACTTAAAACTGCGTCGTGAACTGCGCGAAGCAGAGGCCTTGTTGCGCGAAGCAGAAAAGCGCTGCCAAGTACTATTAGAAAGTGCGCAAGACGCTATCGCTTATGTGCAAGACGGAATGCATTTATTCGTCAATGACAGTTACGCCAATATCTTTGGCTATGAGGACGCAGACGATTTACTCACTATGCCGTTGATGGACATGGTCAGCACCAAAGACCAGGGACGTTTCAAAATTTTCTTGAAAGACTTTAATAGCGGCAAAACCCGTAGCGGCGAATTTCAATGCAAAATGCTCAATGTCGCCGACAAAGAAATTGATACACGCATGCTATTCGCCCGTGCGACCTACGACGATGAACCATGCATTCAAGTGATTATTCGCGCGAATACGGGGAACGCGGATCTCGAGCACAAGCTAAAACAAATCAGCTCTCAAGACCTGCTCACGGGTCTGTATAACAAGCAGTATTTTAATGAGCAGTTAGGCGACGCTGTTGACCAAGCGGTCATTGGTGGCGCCAAAGGTGCCATTGCCTACATTAATATCGATAACTTCGGTCAGTGCAAAGGCAGTATTGGTATCGAAGGCGCTGACCTTGTGATTTGCGATGTCGCTCATTTAATTCGCAGCAAGTGTCGCGAAGAAGACTTGGTGGCACGTATTGGTGAGGATGTTTTTGGAATCTTACTAAGCGGTAGCAACGCTGAACAAGCGCAAGGATTTGCAGAACATATCCGCAAAGCCATTGAAGAACATCTAGTGGCGGTAGATCAACGCACGATTCAAGTGACGGTGAGCATCGGTTTAGCACTAATCAACGATAGCTCCCGTAATCCAAAAGAAGTGCTTCAGCACGCCCATGAAGCCAGCTACCATGTGCGCAAATTAGAAGGCCACGACAAAGGCAATGGAGTTTATCTTTACAATCCTGCTCAATTGGCAGGTTCTGATAGTGAGCGCCTACAGGCTAAAGTTGAAGAAGCCATCAACGACAACAACTTTAAACTCTTATTCCAACCTGTGATCAATTTGCGCGACGAAGCAGGGGAACACTACGAAACTTTGCTGCGCCTTGTGGACGATGGTAGCGATGTTTCACCACAAGACTTCTTATCTGAGATTCCCACAGATTTGAAGCGCAAAGTAGACCGTTGGGTGATTCTTAATACAAGTAAGCGTTTAGCCAAGCAGCGCTCTGAGGGTAATGATACACGCTTGTTTATTAACCTCACCAACGAATCCTTGATCGATGAAAGCTTGATTCCTTGGTTACAAAAAGTCTTGCAAGCCAGCAAGGTTCCAAGTGGCTCAATGATTTTCCAGTTCTCTGAATCGGACGCCATCAATCACTTGAAGCAAGCCCAAGCCATGACCAAAACCCTTGCCAAACTGGGCTGTAAAGTGGCCATCACGCGCTTTGGTAGCGGTATCGATCCATTCAAGCTGTTTGAACACTTGCACGTGGACCTCGTCAAAATCGACGGCTCCTTTACCAAGGAACTTAATACCGACAAGGGTATGGATAGCTTGAAAGAGCTATTGGCCAAAATCGGTGAATACGAGAAAGCCTCCATTGTGCCGTTCGTGGAGAACGCCAATATCGTCGCGCAATTATGGACCAGTGGCGTGAGCTTTATTCAAGGGTACTACTTGCAAGGCCCGACTGAAGGCATGGATTACGAGTTTAACGACGAGTGA